GCGAGATTCCCGCAGCCCCGTCCGCCATCGCCCTGATGCACTTCAGCAATCGTCTGACCTTCGAAACCGATTGTTCCGACGTCTACAGCAGCCAAGAGGCCGGCGAGGTGGATTTTGTTCTGGTGGACGTGCGCGGACCGTTGGCGTTCGAACGCGGACATGTGCCAGGCGCGATCAACATCCCGAGTCGATTGATCACAGCGGATAGCCTGGCGGACTATCCGAAGTCCACGCTGTTTGTGGTCTATTGCGCCGGACCTCACTGCAACGGCGCCAACAAGGCCGCGGTGAAGCTGGCGGCACTGGGTTACCCGGTCAAGGAGATGATCGGCGGGGTGACCGGGTGGCTGGATGAAGGGTTTGAGTTGAGTGTTGCGGTGCAACCCGCCATTGCGATGACCATTAAGTGTGAATGCTGACTAAATGTGGCGATTAGCTGATGAAGCGCTCCACCATCC
The Pseudomonas sp. GR 6-02 genome window above contains:
- a CDS encoding rhodanese-like domain-containing protein — encoded protein: MPSLVREIPAAPSAIALMHFSNRLTFETDCSDVYSSQEAGEVDFVLVDVRGPLAFERGHVPGAINIPSRLITADSLADYPKSTLFVVYCAGPHCNGANKAAVKLAALGYPVKEMIGGVTGWLDEGFELSVAVQPAIAMTIKCEC